A stretch of the Teredinibacter haidensis genome encodes the following:
- a CDS encoding bifunctional diguanylate cyclase/phosphodiesterase codes for MSLYKQLWFSIVLFMITSFLGSFFFSCVSAKNYLEEQLYHKNIDNASALALSLSTATQDRLSMELLVNTQFDLGHYQFISLIDTDGNTIAVQFDDRDYSEAPRWLINLFPINIKPGLANISNGWQQVGVLTLSSHVRFAYKQLWSNVKQLFYYFSLISLIFGVLGSVFLRWLTKPLHQAVSQAAAIGDRRFITTKEPRTLEFKAVIRSLNKLSKHVQKMLDDESGKLEKLIKRTQKDEVSGLYNREPLLGRLTSFLHKQNEYAHGALILIRIVDLFHLNQKEGRQAIDSLLVDFGDTLKEACASRSSQGLAGRLNGSDFLVILPACDTKAESAGRDISERLLCVCRDRGLNNVILLSSCTAYYSGENTSEVLTRLDNGLQDAAQNEAPAYIFIDSQAPTSSKIGEHDWLNYLKTALAERRFSMKALPVYSVQEKLLHWESPLQLRHEDGSDLDAAAFMPHISRLGLSSQLDRMVVEMAIDILKQNPKPLAIHLSASTLTHPALMGEISELIQQNSQLSKYLNIEIPEHGVFQNIDGLRAFCQLLSSLDCKIGINHSGQEIKHIAKVHDLGLHYVKIDQSFVQDIHNTPAYQVYLRGLCTILHSIGLQVIAEGVCSSEEWKALNTLGIDGGAGSFFSLRKETDEG; via the coding sequence ATGTCTTTATATAAACAACTTTGGTTTTCTATTGTTCTATTTATGATCACCTCTTTTCTGGGGAGTTTTTTCTTTAGCTGCGTTTCTGCAAAAAATTATTTAGAAGAGCAGCTTTACCATAAAAATATTGATAATGCCTCGGCATTGGCATTATCACTCTCCACGGCAACGCAGGATAGATTATCGATGGAGTTATTGGTTAATACTCAGTTCGATCTGGGTCACTATCAGTTTATAAGCCTGATAGACACGGATGGAAACACCATTGCCGTGCAATTTGATGATAGAGACTACAGTGAAGCGCCTCGCTGGCTAATCAACCTATTCCCAATAAATATTAAACCCGGGCTAGCCAATATTAGTAATGGCTGGCAGCAAGTTGGGGTTTTAACCTTAAGCTCCCATGTAAGGTTCGCTTACAAACAGTTATGGAGCAATGTAAAACAACTTTTTTACTATTTTTCGCTTATTTCTCTTATTTTTGGCGTACTAGGCAGCGTTTTTCTCCGCTGGCTTACGAAACCACTTCATCAAGCGGTATCTCAAGCTGCTGCAATTGGCGACCGACGCTTTATAACGACTAAAGAGCCTCGCACTCTGGAATTTAAAGCTGTTATTCGCTCGTTAAACAAGCTTTCCAAGCATGTTCAAAAAATGTTGGACGACGAATCTGGCAAGCTGGAAAAACTTATAAAGAGAACTCAAAAAGACGAAGTGAGTGGGCTTTATAATCGAGAACCTTTGCTAGGTCGACTGACGTCTTTTTTACACAAACAAAACGAATACGCTCATGGCGCTCTAATCCTTATTAGAATCGTTGATTTATTCCACTTAAACCAGAAGGAGGGCCGTCAGGCTATCGATAGCCTGCTGGTGGATTTTGGTGACACATTAAAAGAGGCTTGTGCAAGCAGGTCAAGCCAGGGCTTAGCTGGACGACTAAACGGATCAGACTTTTTGGTAATTCTTCCTGCTTGCGATACAAAAGCCGAAAGCGCCGGCCGTGACATTAGTGAAAGGCTATTGTGCGTGTGTCGTGATCGCGGACTTAACAACGTAATACTATTAAGCTCTTGTACCGCTTATTATTCCGGAGAAAATACGAGTGAGGTCCTCACACGACTGGACAACGGGCTTCAGGACGCAGCGCAAAACGAAGCGCCTGCGTATATTTTTATCGATTCCCAAGCGCCAACATCATCAAAAATAGGCGAACATGATTGGCTGAACTATCTTAAAACTGCACTCGCTGAGCGTCGTTTTAGTATGAAGGCTTTGCCCGTTTATTCTGTGCAAGAAAAGCTTCTACACTGGGAATCGCCACTGCAACTACGACACGAGGATGGAAGCGATCTAGATGCCGCCGCATTTATGCCCCATATCTCGAGGCTTGGGCTAAGCTCCCAGCTAGATCGTATGGTGGTGGAAATGGCCATCGACATACTCAAACAAAACCCAAAGCCGTTGGCCATCCATCTGTCTGCCAGCACCCTGACCCACCCGGCGCTAATGGGAGAAATTTCAGAACTTATTCAACAAAACTCGCAACTATCTAAATACTTAAATATCGAAATACCTGAGCATGGTGTTTTTCAAAATATTGATGGGCTGCGCGCTTTTTGCCAGTTACTGTCCTCATTAGACTGCAAGATAGGCATTAACCATTCAGGACAGGAAATCAAGCATATTGCCAAAGTACATGACCTTGGTTTGCACTATGTAAAAATCGATCAGTCCTTTGTTCAAGATATCCACAACACCCCAGCCTACCAGGTTTATTTGAGGGGCTTATGCACGATTCTACACTCCATTGGCTTGCAGGTAATAGCCGAGGGAGTCTGCAGTAGTGAGGAATGGAAAGCTCTTAATACATTGGGTATTGATGGTGGAGCCGGTAGTTTCTTTTCGCTGAGAAAAGAAACTGATGAAGGCTAA
- a CDS encoding transglutaminase-like cysteine peptidase, with protein sequence MISRRNSIQWYCIVLLLSIAWFGNGEPYWDKLIVLAEQRYGNNAKQTIVDWRNLLENSDANKETEKLILANDFFNQRVRFGDDAVIWGKKDYWATPLETMGTLQGDCEDFSIAKYISLIKLGIPIEKLRLVYVKARLVSGRVQAHMVLAYYAEPNAEPLILDNLSTQIMPASRRPDLTPVFSFNSEGLWVGNSTESKSKQPETRLSRWRDVLTRMQLEGIQ encoded by the coding sequence GTGATCAGTCGGCGTAACTCTATCCAGTGGTATTGTATTGTTTTACTTTTGAGCATTGCATGGTTTGGCAATGGCGAGCCCTATTGGGATAAATTAATAGTTCTCGCTGAGCAACGCTATGGCAATAATGCAAAGCAAACGATAGTCGATTGGCGCAATCTTCTAGAAAATAGCGACGCAAATAAGGAAACGGAAAAGCTCATTCTGGCTAACGATTTCTTTAATCAACGTGTGCGCTTCGGCGATGATGCAGTGATTTGGGGAAAGAAGGACTATTGGGCGACGCCTCTCGAAACAATGGGAACATTGCAGGGCGATTGCGAAGATTTTAGTATTGCAAAATATATAAGTCTCATCAAACTAGGGATTCCTATCGAAAAACTCCGGCTAGTGTATGTTAAAGCTAGGCTGGTTAGCGGCCGAGTACAAGCACACATGGTTTTGGCGTACTATGCCGAGCCCAATGCTGAACCTCTGATTTTGGATAACCTCAGCACACAAATTATGCCAGCTTCTAGGCGACCAGATTTAACCCCTGTATTCAGTTTTAACAGTGAAGGCTTATGGGTTGGCAACAGCACTGAATCCAAGAGCAAGCAACCCGAAACACGTCTATCTCGCTGGCGCGATGTGCTTACTAGAATGCAACTTGAAGGCATACAATAA
- a CDS encoding integron integrase: MAKSPFLQSIQVLMYKRNYSKRTIETYVHWIATYIRFHNKNHPSTMGNAEVEQFLNYLALDKRVSPNTQALALNALSFLYKTVLNQPISFQLNFVKSRTPRKLPVVLTEAEIEAFFSCIAPRYFLLAALMYGSGLRLMEAVRLRIHDIDFDYRCIRVWNGKGGKHRTVTLANNLMNALRNQINIGSDYHSIDLNNPAYTGVALPYALRRKHPFACRELGWHYLFPSGRLSNDPEDGALRRHHIDESTLQRAIRRAARDAQIAKVVSAHTLRHSFATHLLARGADIRTVQDQLGHSDLRTTQIYTHVLQMGGNAVISPFDNIRENAAIYAIEHSKPSLIEALPLSA, translated from the coding sequence ATGGCTAAATCTCCCTTCCTCCAGTCCATTCAGGTACTGATGTACAAAAGGAACTATTCCAAGCGAACCATTGAAACCTATGTGCATTGGATTGCTACTTATATTCGCTTCCACAATAAAAATCACCCCTCTACGATGGGGAACGCTGAAGTTGAGCAATTTTTAAACTACTTAGCCCTAGATAAGCGCGTATCTCCTAATACCCAGGCGTTGGCACTGAATGCGCTGTCATTTTTATATAAAACTGTACTTAATCAACCCATTTCGTTTCAGCTCAATTTCGTAAAAAGTAGAACACCGCGCAAGCTACCTGTTGTTCTAACTGAAGCCGAAATTGAGGCGTTTTTCTCGTGCATAGCTCCTCGTTATTTTCTACTCGCCGCATTGATGTATGGAAGCGGCTTACGGCTAATGGAAGCAGTTCGCTTGCGCATACACGATATTGATTTCGATTATCGCTGCATAAGAGTGTGGAACGGTAAAGGCGGAAAACATCGAACGGTTACTCTCGCAAACAATTTGATGAACGCACTGAGAAACCAAATTAATATTGGGTCGGATTATCATTCTATTGATTTGAATAACCCCGCTTATACGGGTGTTGCGCTCCCTTATGCCCTACGCCGAAAGCATCCATTCGCCTGCAGGGAATTGGGATGGCACTATCTTTTCCCGTCAGGCCGATTAAGCAATGATCCTGAAGATGGCGCATTGCGCCGTCACCATATCGATGAAAGTACGCTGCAACGTGCTATTCGCCGCGCCGCACGCGATGCTCAAATTGCCAAAGTGGTCTCTGCTCACACACTAAGGCACTCATTTGCAACGCACTTGCTTGCTCGCGGCGCTGATATTCGTACGGTTCAGGACCAATTAGGTCACTCAGATTTACGAACCACTCAAATTTACACCCATGTACTGCAAATGGGCGGTAATGCCGTAATAAGTCCATTCGATAACATTCGGGAAAACGCCGCTATTTATGCGATTGAGCATTCAAAACCTTCGCTCATTGAGGCGTTACCCTTGTCTGCATAA
- a CDS encoding lysozyme inhibitor LprI family protein, whose product MKNLAFVFLMFTLSSVCCAEPYLYEDGAYKFKAENIDECYGLGTSSPILGVCQKYFRNLAKNKLDTSYNNLLSKLTRDKSELIAAQLKWEEFSNLQCQFEAKASEANSKPSKVYFEINNICMDNLRVVRAGYLDSIDTGCAGCVQ is encoded by the coding sequence ATGAAAAATTTAGCCTTTGTGTTTCTAATGTTTACACTATCATCGGTTTGTTGTGCTGAACCTTATCTGTATGAGGACGGTGCATATAAATTTAAGGCCGAAAATATTGATGAATGTTATGGTCTTGGAACTAGCAGCCCAATTCTAGGAGTTTGTCAAAAATATTTTAGAAATCTGGCAAAAAATAAATTAGATACTAGCTATAACAACCTACTTTCTAAGTTAACTCGCGATAAATCAGAACTTATTGCTGCTCAACTGAAATGGGAGGAGTTTTCAAATTTACAGTGCCAATTTGAAGCAAAAGCATCAGAAGCAAACTCAAAGCCTAGTAAGGTATATTTTGAAATAAATAATATATGCATGGACAATCTTCGTGTAGTTCGAGCTGGCTATCTAGACTCTATAGATACCGGTTGTGCTGGCTGTGTGCAATGA
- a CDS encoding type II toxin-antitoxin system RelE/ParE family toxin, producing the protein MSAFTLTRRAKTDLKSIAKFTEKRWGREQRYIYIKQFDDTFHVLSNTPEIGNNCNHIKENYQRFPQGSHIIFYRIATQGSIQIIRILHKNMDVLSKFGGS; encoded by the coding sequence ATGAGCGCATTTACTTTAACACGACGTGCTAAAACTGATTTGAAATCCATAGCTAAATTTACTGAAAAGCGCTGGGGACGAGAGCAACGCTACATTTACATTAAGCAATTTGATGATACATTTCATGTGCTTTCTAATACCCCCGAAATAGGGAATAACTGTAACCATATAAAAGAAAATTACCAAAGATTTCCTCAGGGTAGCCATATAATTTTTTATCGCATAGCGACCCAAGGCAGCATTCAAATTATTCGTATTCTCCACAAAAACATGGACGTACTCTCAAAATTTGGCGGCTCATAA
- a CDS encoding type II toxin-antitoxin system ParD family antitoxin gives MAKNTSMTLGEHFDGFISHQIQSGRYGSASEVIRAGLRVLEDKESKLDVLRQMLADGEESGTADYSYDSLMSELDAESHI, from the coding sequence ATGGCTAAAAACACAAGTATGACGTTAGGCGAACACTTTGACGGCTTTATTTCTCATCAAATTCAAAGTGGCCGCTATGGCTCTGCAAGCGAGGTTATACGTGCAGGTTTGAGGGTGCTTGAAGATAAGGAGAGCAAACTTGATGTATTGCGCCAAATGCTGGCTGACGGAGAAGAAAGCGGTACAGCTGACTATAGCTATGACAGCCTCATGAGTGAACTTGATGCTGAAAGTCATATATGA
- a CDS encoding lipocalin family protein, translating into MKLLSAIFLVIFVGAYASAEEELNCEYLVGTWVGSSFEYSIQSQKTFQSTFNKDGTFEMVFNFADGVVDESQKESGVWECDGRYVVEHTLIVSETEVEYVDLYEYLELTASYSKYRAVLANCDDVIGDCNGKLYESVKIR; encoded by the coding sequence ATGAAATTATTATCCGCTATATTTTTGGTAATCTTTGTTGGTGCATACGCTTCGGCAGAAGAAGAGTTGAATTGTGAATACTTAGTCGGTACTTGGGTTGGTAGTAGTTTTGAGTACAGCATACAATCCCAGAAAACGTTTCAATCCACCTTTAATAAAGATGGAACATTTGAAATGGTATTTAACTTTGCTGATGGCGTTGTAGATGAATCACAGAAAGAGTCTGGGGTGTGGGAGTGTGATGGGAGGTATGTTGTAGAGCATACGCTGATAGTTTCTGAAACTGAAGTTGAGTATGTAGACTTGTATGAATATTTGGAGTTAACAGCGTCTTATAGCAAGTACAGAGCTGTTCTAGCTAATTGTGATGATGTTATTGGGGATTGTAATGGAAAGCTGTATGAGTCAGTAAAAATTCGTTAG
- the gapS4a gene encoding GapS4a family protein, translating into MGEWSKKIGEVGESVVEEFFDLIGWANSQSNLTLPCFRGIRHGKEGSPKQTHGIDRLYSYESPLEDGVLNHLVTSVKYTSSPYPKTPNSVFKGHFLDLTKTLECFKKSELKTRSNKDFSGIDVAKNIGVLFWLSHEVEMDVDILQKVSGCKGLDEYSYDAVYVVDNKRVGFIYDSIQFVKSAYPIGEFEFFYPSTGKNINPLNKKSSGEFLPVEYINSSVLVFKVTDESEKKTLIISCINEFDNSSLRRLIGLAQEISQDLTASIVILFPDYNKLHHENYVSDAKAGFRNKSFTNTIKVSSFRSDFRGLADE; encoded by the coding sequence ATGGGAGAGTGGTCTAAGAAGATCGGAGAGGTGGGAGAAAGTGTAGTTGAGGAGTTCTTTGACTTAATTGGATGGGCTAATTCACAAAGCAATCTTACATTGCCTTGTTTCAGGGGGATTAGGCATGGGAAAGAGGGATCGCCCAAGCAAACTCATGGTATAGATCGTCTTTATTCTTATGAATCACCTTTGGAAGACGGCGTTTTAAATCATCTAGTAACTTCTGTTAAATATACTAGCTCCCCATACCCGAAAACTCCGAATTCTGTATTTAAGGGGCACTTCCTAGACCTAACGAAAACGCTAGAGTGTTTTAAAAAATCAGAATTAAAAACTAGATCCAACAAAGATTTTTCTGGAATTGATGTCGCCAAAAATATTGGGGTGCTATTTTGGTTGTCTCATGAAGTAGAAATGGATGTTGATATCTTGCAAAAAGTATCTGGCTGTAAGGGTTTGGATGAGTATTCTTACGATGCTGTATATGTTGTTGATAACAAAAGAGTTGGCTTTATTTATGACTCTATTCAGTTTGTTAAAAGCGCCTACCCTATAGGTGAGTTCGAGTTTTTTTACCCTTCCACAGGTAAAAATATAAATCCTCTAAATAAAAAATCATCTGGCGAGTTTCTTCCCGTAGAATACATAAATTCAAGCGTTCTTGTTTTTAAAGTAACCGATGAGTCCGAAAAAAAGACACTAATAATATCCTGTATAAATGAGTTTGATAATTCTAGTCTGAGAAGGTTAATTGGATTGGCGCAAGAAATCAGTCAGGATTTGACGGCATCAATTGTCATCCTTTTTCCTGACTACAATAAGCTTCATCATGAAAATTATGTTAGTGATGCCAAGGCGGGGTTTAGAAATAAGTCTTTTACAAATACAATTAAGGTTTCCTCATTCAGGAGCGATTTTCGGGGTTTAGCTGATGAATAA
- the gapS4b gene encoding GapS4b family protein, whose translation MNKEPVDISRFLPIGEMLRGLMEQPFIQKADLKTILRSRGVFTCNTEKSDSIPVLMATILSPSEFDVLRESQNSREDNPKRITQVVAWDSDETLLDSLPDDIDFKKIVDMEFSSCKVDGAPEFVPVDGNPDHLRLEFDVERTNLTKSWASTKSTFPGSLELKRIKDKGEVKVVVTHTANETKQVASKATSSLVNTFKESGHISKAKDIERITFGRFSNASRIEYFLELSVETTSNILSFEEIVDLELSPDQEAELPANMDWMSNRIDDLKLNGKSLHETFFVNEKSSHEYIFLYRVDVRYSFDISGLEGSCVVSISFPEYIKSKSDKSELEISIKSMSFADRLRGITKNEVKEMLLDELETQKIEKYRNYIVD comes from the coding sequence ATGAATAAGGAACCGGTTGATATAAGTAGGTTTTTGCCCATCGGTGAAATGCTTAGAGGGCTAATGGAGCAGCCGTTTATCCAGAAGGCAGATCTAAAAACTATATTAAGATCTCGCGGGGTATTTACATGTAATACGGAAAAATCTGACAGTATACCAGTGCTAATGGCAACTATATTGAGTCCTTCAGAATTTGATGTGTTACGCGAATCACAAAATTCAAGAGAAGATAACCCTAAGAGAATTACTCAGGTTGTGGCATGGGATTCTGATGAGACGTTACTTGATTCGCTCCCCGATGATATTGATTTTAAAAAAATTGTAGATATGGAGTTTTCCAGTTGTAAAGTTGATGGCGCTCCCGAGTTTGTTCCTGTCGATGGAAATCCAGACCATTTACGTCTTGAGTTTGATGTTGAACGAACAAATCTTACCAAAAGTTGGGCATCAACAAAAAGTACCTTTCCTGGCTCGCTTGAGCTTAAACGAATCAAAGATAAGGGAGAGGTCAAAGTTGTAGTAACGCATACTGCCAATGAGACCAAGCAGGTCGCTAGCAAAGCAACGTCTAGTCTTGTAAATACGTTTAAAGAAAGCGGTCATATATCTAAAGCTAAAGATATTGAGAGAATTACTTTTGGTAGATTTTCAAATGCTAGTCGAATTGAGTACTTCTTAGAGCTTTCTGTAGAGACAACTTCAAATATATTGTCATTCGAGGAAATTGTCGATTTGGAGCTTTCCCCCGATCAGGAGGCGGAGCTACCAGCCAATATGGATTGGATGTCAAATAGAATTGATGATCTAAAATTAAATGGAAAGTCATTACATGAAACATTTTTTGTAAATGAAAAAAGTAGTCACGAGTACATATTCCTTTATAGGGTCGATGTACGGTATAGCTTTGATATTTCTGGATTAGAAGGGAGTTGCGTCGTGTCGATTAGTTTTCCTGAATACATAAAATCCAAATCGGATAAGTCCGAGTTGGAAATTAGTATCAAAAGTATGTCTTTTGCTGATCGACTTCGTGGAATTACAAAGAATGAAGTAAAGGAGATGTTACTAGATGAGCTCGAAACACAAAAAATCGAAAAATACCGAAATTATATAGTTGATTAG
- a CDS encoding lipocalin family protein → MKLLSAIFLVIFVGAYASAEEELNCEYASAEEELNCEYLVGTWVGSSFEYSIQSQKTFQSTFNKDGTFEMVFNFADGVVDESQKESGAWECDGRYVVEHTLIVSETEVEYVDLYEYLELTASYSKYRAVLANCDDVIGDCNGKLYESVKIR, encoded by the coding sequence ATGAAATTATTATCCGCTATATTTTTGGTAATCTTTGTTGGTGCATACGCTTCGGCAGAAGAAGAGTTGAATTGTGAATACGCTTCGGCAGAAGAAGAGTTGAATTGTGAATACTTAGTCGGTACTTGGGTTGGTAGTAGTTTTGAGTACAGCATACAATCCCAGAAAACGTTTCAATCCACCTTTAATAAAGATGGAACATTTGAAATGGTATTTAACTTTGCTGATGGCGTTGTAGATGAATCACAGAAAGAGTCTGGGGCGTGGGAGTGTGATGGGAGGTATGTTGTAGAGCATACGCTGATAGTTTCTGAAACTGAAGTTGAGTATGTAGACTTGTATGAATATTTGGAGTTAACAGCGTCTTATAGCAAGTACAGAGCTGTTCTAGCTAATTGTGATGATGTTATTGGGGATTGTAATGGAAAGCTGTATGAGTCAGTAAAAATTCGTTAG